A genomic region of Papaver somniferum cultivar HN1 chromosome 7, ASM357369v1, whole genome shotgun sequence contains the following coding sequences:
- the LOC113299161 gene encoding 40S ribosomal protein S9-2-like produces the protein MVHFAVYRNYGKTFKKPRRPYEKERLDAELKLVGEYGLRCKRELWRVQYALSRIRNAARMLLTLDEKNSRRIFEGEALLRRMNRYGLLDESQNKLDYVLALTVENFLERRLQTLVFKSGMAKSIHHARVLIRQRHIRVGRQVVNIPSFMVRVDSQKHIDFSLTSPLGGGRPGRVKRRNQKAAAKKAAGGDGDEEDED, from the exons ATGGTTCATTTTGCTGTTTACAGGAACT ACGGGAAGACTTTCAAGAAACCACGTCGTCCGTATGAGAAGGAGCGTTTGGATGCTGAATTGAAGCTTGTTGGTGAATATGGTCTCAGGTGTAAGAGAGAGCTTTGGAGAGTTCAGTATGCTCTGAGCCGCATCCGTAATGCAGCTAGAATGCTTCTCACTCTTGATGAGAAGAATTCACGCCGTATCTTTGAGGGTGAAGCCCTTCTTCGCAGGATGAACAGGTATGGTCTTTTGGATGAGAGCCAGAACAAACTTGATTACGTCTTGGCCTTGACTGTTGAGAACTTTCTTGAGCGCCGTCTCCAGACACTCGTCTTCAAGTCGGGCATGGCAAAATCCATTCACCACGCCCGCGTCCTCATTAGGCAGAGGCACATCAG GGTTGGAAGACAGGTGGTGAACATCCCATCTTTTATGGTGAGAGTCGACTCACAGAAGCACATTGATTTCTCACTCACCAGTCCCCTTGGAGGTGGACGGCCAGGAAGAGTTAAGAGAAGGAACCAGAAAGCAGCTGCCAAAAAGGCTGCTGGAGGAGACGGAGACGAGGAGGATGAAGATTAA